A stretch of Megalobrama amblycephala isolate DHTTF-2021 linkage group LG14, ASM1881202v1, whole genome shotgun sequence DNA encodes these proteins:
- the LOC125245638 gene encoding deleted in malignant brain tumors 1 protein-like — protein sequence MESYLTLIFLSSVLRLATAGNVRLVGGSNSCAGRVEVYYNEEWGTVCDDLWGLTNTAVVCRELGCDYTSDTMRVAHFGPGSGRIWLDNVGCSGSEPSVFNCPKLKIGEHDCKHTQDVGVICSDLGIRLVGGSRCSGRLEVPHGNTWYTVCAAAFDQQDAEVVCRELGCGAPVQVLGEDAFGKGDAQMWTQELQCRGDEYQIAFCPVSSSSSNCPHDNDVELVCSETLRLVGYGSSCAGRVEVLHDGQWGTVSDYGWEMADAAVVCRELDCGEAVAAPKHAYFGQGKGPVWIINVMCTGVESALKNCGAHDWGKHANYANHADDAGVICSGKFS from the exons ATGGAGAGCTATCTAACACtcatttttttgtcttctgTGCTCAGACTCGCCACAGCTG GAAACGTGAGGCTGGTGGGTGGTAGTAATTCCTGTGCTGGTCGAGTGGAGGTTTATTATAATGAAGAATGGGGAACCGTGTGTGATGATCTCTGGGGTTTGACCAACActgcagtggtgtgtagagagctcGGCTGTGATTATACTTCAGATACAATGCGTGTTGCTCACTTTGGACCAGGATCAGGAAGAATCTGGCTGGATAATGTGGGATGTAGTGGGTCAGAGCCCTCTGTGTTTAATTGCCCAAAACTAAAGATTGGTGAACATGACTGTAAACATACTCAAGATGTTGGGGTTATCTGCTCAG atttaggAATCAGGCTGGTTGGAGGTTCTCGCTGTTCTGGAAGACTAGAGGTGCCTCATGGGAACACATGGTACAcagtgtgtgctgctgcctttgaccagcaggatgcagaggttgtgtgtagagagctgggctgtggggctcctgtacaggtgctgggagaagatgcttttggaaAAGGAGACGCTCAGATGTGGACACAAGAGCTTCAGTGCAGAGGAGATGAATATCAGATTGCTTTCTGTCCAGTATCATCTTCAAGCAGCAATTGCCCCCATGACAATGATGTTGAACTTGTGTGTTCTG AAACATTGAGATTAGTAGGTTATGGCAGTTCCTGTGCTGGTAGAGTGGAAGTTCTTCATGATGGTCAGTGGGGAACAGTAAGTGATTATGGCTGGGAGAtggctgatgctgcagtggtgtgtagagagctggactgtggagaGGCTGTAGCTGCACCTAAGCATGCCTACTTTGGCCAGGGAAAAGGACCAGTCTGGATTATTAATGTGATGTGTACTGGAGTAGAGTCTGCACTGAAGAACTGTGGAGCACATGATTGGGGAAAACATGCTAATTATGCTAATCATGCTGATGATGCTGGTGTCATCTGCTCTGGTAAGTTCTCCTAG
- the LOC125245637 gene encoding scavenger receptor cysteine-rich type 1 protein M130, with protein sequence MSVSYTDLRLVNGPDICSGRVERQYFSEWGTVCDACWDMRAASVLCRQLNCGIAVSVVGSDWFGEGSGEIWADVFDCDGNETKLSECSISSWSRAECSHRRDVGVICSNSSLAVHDGLVRLSGERQCEGEVEVSIHQVWRRVLLDSWSLTESSVVCRQLGCGSVLSFSGSSSSSPEHSHECVTGFQCSGSEAHLGNCSSPQTLNCSSTQQLSITCLGHGSIRLVGSGGDCAGRLEVFHSGSWGTVCDDSWDIKDAHVVCRQLQCGVALSNQQVPAWFGPGSGPIWLDEVECEGNETSLWSCSSPGWGKHDCQHKEDVGVVCSEFKEIRLTEGCEGNVEVFYNGSWGNVCWNQMETDTVSLICQELNCGRSGVLSDSTTRLESAPNWLDEVKCRPHDSNLWQCPSSPWGQNYCTKNEVAKINCSG encoded by the exons ATGTCTGTCA GTTACACTGACCTCAGACTGGTCAATGGTCCTGACATCTGTTCTGGTCGAGTTGAGCGTCAGTACTTCAGTGAAtggggaacagtgtgtgatgcatgctgggataTGAGAGCTGCCAGTGTCCTCTGTAGACAGCTGAATTGTGGGATTGCTGTGTCTGTTGTGGGATCAGACTGGTTTGGAGAGGGAAGTGGTGAAATCTGGGCTGATGTGTTTGATTGTGACGGGAATGAAACAAAACTCTCAGAATGTTCCATCTCTTCATGGAGTCGAGCTGAATGTTCTCATAGACGAGATGTTGGAGTCATCTGCTCTA ATTCCTCTCTGGCTGTTCATGATGGTCTGGTGCGGTTGTCTGGAGAGAGACAGTGTGAGGGGGAGGTGGAAGTTTCCATCCATCAGGTCTGGAGGAGAGTTCTGCTGGACTCCTGGAGTCTCACTGAATCCTCTGTGGTCTGCAGACAGCTGGGCTGTGGCTCTGTGCTGAGCTTCTCCGGCTCCTCTTCATCCAGTCCTGAACACAGTCATGAGTGTGTGACGGGCTTCCAGTGCTCTGGGAGTGAAGCTCATCTGGGGAACTGCAGCTCTCCACAAACTCTCAACTGCAGCTCCACACAACAGCTGTCAATCACCTGCCTTG GTCACGGGTCCATCAGGCTGGTGGGTTCTGGGGGAGACTGTGCAGGGAGGCTGGAGGTTTTTCACAGCGGCTCATGGGGGACAGTGTGTGATGACTCCTGGGATATTAAAGATGCCCATGTGGTGTGCAGACAGCTGCAGTGTGGAGTGGCCCTCAGTAACCAGCAGGTACCAGCCTGGTTTGGTCCTGGTTCTGGGCCCATATGGCTGGATGAGGTGGAGTGTGAGGGGAATGAGACGTCCCTGTGGAGCTGCTCTTCTCCAGGCTGGGGAAAACATGACTGTCAACACAAGGAGGATGTAGGAGTCGTGTGCTCAG AGTTTAAAGAGATCAGGTTAACTGAGGGCTGTGAAGGGAATGTGGAGGTTTTCTACAATGGATCCTGGGGAAATGTGTGCTGGAACCAGATGGAAACAGACACAGTGAGTCTGATCTGTCAAGAGCTGAACTGTGGAAGATCTGGTGTTTTGTCTGATTCTACAACAAGACTGGAATCAGCTCCTAACTGGCTGGATGAAGTGAAATGTCGACCACATGATTCAAATCTGTGGCAGTGTCCATCTTCACCCTGGGGACAGAACTACTGTACTAAAAATGAAGTGGCCAAAATCAATTGCTCAGGTTAG